Proteins encoded in a region of the Leptolyngbya subtilissima AS-A7 genome:
- a CDS encoding ABC transporter ATP-binding protein produces MASLQHVLRYYSRYRWAAIWSITASSLFQVADLAVPYSIGQLLNVLSDQPIDPLSQGMVDRVAATVGYPAGPGLAIALFLAIIFLVTVVRAPIQPWLADWFHWDIALRTRRDHTHSVIRKLLTLPLGFYDLHNPGRISGRVARGLSNHTWTYPEIAGQLIPKLVRIAGIFVIIWWIDWRIALIFLMSFIGILSFSLKDLIRLNKKEQALDTYMENTESRTSEIITNIKTVKAFAAESDELRRQSQRLQREFAVVIRVIHKGYVVLGTWQDLIIQSCVFGLLVMTLLATLQGHISLGHFVTTLTVSSMAYSELEPISDMGEVFARRYASMLHFHEFMEEPLGTDAVNLTDAPEGLPTYQFTGKVHFDQVSFGYDAERPVLQAIDLLIEPYQMVALVGRSGSGKSTLVKLLFRYFDPHSGRILIDGEDIRHLDVTGYRKRLAIVHQEVDVFNGTLLDNLRYGNPTATMDQVNEACRIARVDEFIHRLPKGYYTVVGERGVRLSGGQRQRLGIARALLVNPDVLVFDEATSSLDYESERSIQLAMRSILGTRTTIIIAHRLSTVREADKIVVLEEGRIAEVGNHEELLAHGGIYHRLHVLQETGEMVS; encoded by the coding sequence ATGGCTTCCCTTCAGCATGTTCTCCGATACTACAGTCGCTACCGCTGGGCCGCGATTTGGAGTATCACCGCCAGCAGCCTGTTTCAGGTGGCGGATCTGGCAGTGCCCTACAGCATTGGCCAGTTGCTCAACGTTCTCTCAGACCAGCCCATTGACCCCCTGAGCCAGGGTATGGTCGACCGAGTGGCGGCTACGGTGGGCTATCCAGCGGGGCCAGGATTGGCGATCGCCCTCTTCCTAGCCATTATCTTTTTGGTCACTGTAGTACGCGCCCCCATTCAGCCCTGGCTGGCCGACTGGTTTCACTGGGATATTGCCCTGCGCACCCGACGCGACCATACCCACTCGGTGATTCGCAAGCTGCTGACCCTGCCCCTAGGCTTCTACGACCTGCACAACCCCGGCCGCATCTCGGGTCGGGTGGCGCGGGGCCTGTCTAACCACACCTGGACCTACCCCGAAATTGCCGGGCAGCTAATTCCTAAGTTGGTGCGCATTGCCGGCATTTTCGTCATCATTTGGTGGATTGACTGGCGCATCGCACTGATTTTTCTGATGTCCTTCATCGGTATTCTCAGCTTTAGCCTAAAGGATCTGATTCGCCTGAACAAAAAGGAGCAGGCCCTCGACACCTATATGGAGAATACCGAAAGCCGCACCTCGGAGATCATTACCAACATCAAAACGGTGAAGGCTTTTGCGGCGGAGAGTGACGAGCTGCGGCGGCAGAGTCAGCGATTGCAGCGCGAGTTCGCTGTAGTCATTCGTGTTATTCACAAAGGCTACGTCGTTCTGGGCACTTGGCAGGATCTAATCATCCAAAGTTGTGTGTTTGGGCTGCTGGTGATGACCCTGCTGGCTACCCTGCAGGGTCACATTTCACTGGGGCACTTTGTCACTACCCTGACGGTGTCAAGCATGGCCTACTCGGAGCTAGAGCCAATTAGCGACATGGGCGAAGTCTTTGCCCGCCGCTACGCCTCAATGCTGCACTTCCACGAGTTTATGGAAGAGCCGCTGGGCACCGACGCGGTGAATCTGACCGACGCCCCCGAGGGCCTGCCCACCTACCAGTTCACCGGCAAGGTGCATTTTGACCAGGTGAGCTTTGGCTACGACGCTGAAAGGCCCGTGCTGCAAGCCATCGATCTGCTGATTGAGCCTTACCAAATGGTGGCTCTGGTGGGGCGATCGGGTTCGGGTAAGTCGACTCTGGTGAAGCTGCTGTTTCGCTACTTCGACCCCCACAGCGGCCGCATTTTGATTGATGGCGAAGACATTCGCCATTTGGATGTGACGGGCTACCGGAAGCGGCTGGCGATCGTGCACCAAGAAGTGGATGTGTTTAACGGCACCCTGCTCGACAACCTGAGGTATGGCAACCCCACCGCCACCATGGATCAGGTGAACGAAGCCTGCCGCATCGCTCGGGTTGACGAGTTCATTCACCGCCTGCCTAAGGGGTATTACACCGTGGTGGGCGAGCGGGGCGTGCGGCTATCGGGCGGTCAGCGCCAGCGGTTGGGCATTGCCCGCGCCCTGCTGGTCAACCCCGATGTGCTGGTGTTTGACGAGGCTACCTCCAGCCTCGACTACGAATCGGAGCGATCGATTCAGCTGGCGATGCGATCGATTCTCGGAACGCGCACCACGATTATCATTGCCCATCGTCTAAGTACGGTGCGGGAGGCTGACAAGATCGTGGTTCTGGAGGAAGGCCGTATTGCCGAAGTCGGCAACCACGAAGAGCTGCTGGCCCACGGCGGTATTTACCACCGCCTGCACGTGCTGCAAGAAACCGGCGAAATGGTGTCCTAA